A single region of the Vicia villosa cultivar HV-30 ecotype Madison, WI linkage group LG4, Vvil1.0, whole genome shotgun sequence genome encodes:
- the LOC131597341 gene encoding uncharacterized protein LOC131597341, whose amino-acid sequence MSQIAQQLANGQPQGALPSGTVTNPREHQNVNVISTRSLRRSKPEEKNEIEYDIIEVDLEVRENKKVPEEVIQPVKPTEEKREKELTPLIKLPYPSRVAKKDQKEQDFEKFATYFKKLESNIPFFDALEKMPMYRKFMKEVISKKKPTRGEGVVKKEKCCAISPEKRIPIKQKDPGSVAIPCTIKNRTFMKVLIDSGASVSLMPLSTFKKLGIEKVQTVCLLRGEKRLEKRIQIVEESGV is encoded by the exons atgagtcaaatagcacaacaactCGCCAATGGTCAACCACAAGGTGCCTTACCTAGTGGAACTGTTACAAACCCAAGGGAGCATCAGAATGTGAATGTCATCTCAACAAGAAGTCTGAGGAGatcaaaaccagaagaaaaaaatgaaatcgaGTATGATATCATCGAAGTAGATCTTGAAGTGCGTGAAAATAAGAAAGTGCCAGAGGAGGTGATACAACCTGTGAAGCCAActgaagagaaaagagaaaaagagctGACACCATTGATTAAGTTGCCGTATCCTTCTCGAGTAGCAAAGAAGGACCAAAAAGagcaagactttgagaagtttgccacatacttcaaaaagttagagaGCAATATTCCATTCTTTGATGCACTCGAGAAAATGCCAATGTACAGGAAGTTCATGAAGGAAGTGATATCTAAAAAGAAACCAACAAGGGGTGAAGGGGTAGTTAAGAAGGAGAAATGTTGTGCAATCTCACCAGAGAAGAGAATACCAATCAAGCAAAAAGATCCTGGATCAGTTGCAATACCGTGCACGATAAAAAACAGAACTTTCATGAAGGTTCTAATTGATTCGGGTGCTAGTGTGAGCTTAATGCCGTTATCTACCTTCAAAAAGCTCGGTATTGAAAAG GTACAAACAGTGTGTCTTTTGCGAGGCGAGAAGCGGTTAGAGAAAAGAATTCAAATTGTGGAAgagtcaggggtctga